The Bernardetia litoralis DSM 6794 genome includes a window with the following:
- a CDS encoding IS4 family transposase, with protein sequence MAKAKYASSSKVTKLVTVLSSHLTEFHLARVQFIGLFVIAVIKVGLGGLIQIATAFERNVECSSSLRRIERFLNDYHLDFKAITRLIVSLQGMDKWKDIVLCLDRTNWKVGKKNVNVLLLSAAYKNVSTPLIWSVFPKKGNSSTEERIELIERFLSIFPNLSISSIVADREFVGQKWFTYLSRKNVDFVMRLKSNFKATRKGKTKSIAAWCRGLAISETYHLDGVFIVNGVEVYLSVSRTQKGYIYLASPVFLENAFELYKQRWEIETLFKALKTQGFKLENTKLTEPEKIAKLLALCSIAFVWCYKVGEWKHKTTKIRVCSNGHNEYSFFRYGLLEIKKILNNPMIKEAKFNQKIKVLSME encoded by the coding sequence ATGGCAAAAGCAAAGTATGCTTCTAGTAGTAAAGTTACAAAATTAGTTACTGTTTTATCTTCTCATTTGACAGAGTTTCATCTTGCACGAGTTCAATTTATAGGTCTTTTTGTAATAGCTGTTATAAAAGTAGGCTTAGGAGGATTAATTCAAATTGCTACGGCTTTTGAACGGAATGTAGAATGCAGCTCCTCTTTACGTCGTATTGAACGCTTTTTAAATGATTATCACCTTGATTTTAAGGCAATTACTCGTTTAATTGTTTCTTTACAAGGTATGGATAAGTGGAAGGATATTGTTTTATGTCTTGACCGTACCAATTGGAAAGTGGGTAAAAAAAATGTAAATGTTTTGTTGCTTTCAGCAGCCTATAAGAATGTTTCAACTCCTCTTATTTGGTCTGTTTTTCCAAAAAAAGGAAACTCTTCTACTGAAGAGCGTATCGAATTAATAGAACGTTTTTTATCTATTTTTCCTAATCTGTCTATTTCTTCTATTGTAGCAGATAGGGAGTTTGTAGGTCAAAAATGGTTTACTTATCTGTCAAGAAAAAACGTTGATTTTGTAATGCGACTCAAGTCTAATTTTAAAGCGACTAGAAAGGGTAAAACAAAGTCAATTGCAGCATGGTGTAGAGGACTGGCTATTTCAGAAACATATCATTTAGATGGTGTTTTTATAGTCAATGGGGTAGAGGTATATTTATCTGTAAGTAGGACACAAAAAGGATATATTTATCTTGCTTCACCTGTTTTTTTAGAAAACGCTTTTGAGCTGTATAAACAACGTTGGGAGATAGAAACGTTGTTTAAGGCTCTAAAAACACAAGGTTTTAAGCTAGAAAATACAAAATTGACAGAACCAGAGAAAATAGCTAAATTACTTGCTCTTTGTTCTATTGCATTTGTTTGGTGTTACAAAGTAGGAGAGTGGAAACATAAAACAACAAAAATAAGGGTCTGTTCAAATGGGCATAATGAATACTCTTTTTTCCGATATGGATTACTAGAAATCAAAAAAATACTCAATAATCCAATGATTAAAGAAGCCAAATTCAATCAGAAAATTAAAGTTTTGTCAATGGAGTGA
- a CDS encoding DUF4435 domain-containing protein — translation MTDLENQISSEYIGAENLLHNRNIVQVFVEDEEDVPFWKAIFSLFDVKTTVNPASTTSQKRGKEILLRHAYDNQLGKNMVIAVDSDYDYLLGNTLPKSRLINESPYIFQTYVYSIENFKSLSEIQHQVICEATLVDNYIFDYEKYVEAYSELIYELFLYSFFYHRENLQNAEAHKIAYETKKSQLLEEELQQWQSDNKLTATFSIKDFCKNIHLNGFKISNWEQSFEKIKQKIDKKLEELPNIEEQNLEELKQELKDKRVNSKNVYLFSKGHKIYDNFVGLCIKDVYRITKNNAERRIKVNSRTNQEKGEQVRKYKNQTRDLDTVRQTHKGYHTHFFIEEIKKDIQKFLALKNY, via the coding sequence ATGACAGACCTTGAAAATCAAATTAGTTCAGAGTATATAGGAGCAGAAAACCTTCTGCATAATAGAAATATAGTACAAGTTTTTGTAGAAGATGAAGAAGATGTTCCTTTTTGGAAAGCTATTTTTTCTTTGTTTGATGTAAAAACAACTGTAAATCCTGCTTCTACCACTTCACAAAAAAGAGGCAAAGAAATTTTGCTTCGTCATGCTTACGATAATCAGTTAGGTAAAAATATGGTCATTGCTGTTGATAGTGATTATGATTATTTACTTGGAAATACTTTACCAAAATCAAGATTGATAAATGAAAGTCCATATATCTTTCAGACTTATGTTTATTCGATAGAGAATTTCAAATCTTTGTCAGAAATTCAGCATCAAGTAATTTGTGAAGCAACTTTAGTAGACAACTATATTTTTGATTACGAAAAATATGTAGAAGCATATTCAGAACTCATTTATGAGCTTTTTTTGTACTCATTTTTCTATCACAGAGAAAATCTACAAAATGCAGAAGCTCACAAAATAGCTTATGAAACAAAAAAAAGTCAATTACTAGAAGAAGAGCTGCAACAATGGCAAAGCGACAATAAATTAACAGCTACTTTTTCAATTAAAGATTTTTGTAAAAATATTCATCTAAATGGGTTCAAAATATCAAACTGGGAACAAAGCTTTGAAAAAATTAAACAAAAGATTGATAAAAAATTAGAGGAGTTACCTAATATTGAAGAACAAAATTTAGAAGAGTTGAAACAAGAACTAAAAGATAAAAGAGTTAATTCAAAAAACGTATATTTATTTTCCAAGGGGCATAAAATATATGATAATTTTGTTGGTTTGTGTATAAAGGACGTTTACAGAATCACTAAAAATAATGCAGAGAGACGAATTAAAGTCAATTCAAGAACTAATCAAGAAAAAGGTGAGCAGGTAAGGAAGTATAAAAATCAAACTAGAGATTTAGACACAGTTCGCCAAACCCACAAAGGTTATCACACACATTTTTTTATAGAAGAAATAAAAAAGGATATTCAAAAATTTTTAGCTCTGAAAAATTATTAA
- a CDS encoding M23 family metallopeptidase — protein MAKVKYYYDTETCRYEKVKVSKADITFNILGLLVVSAVLAVGFATFYTQMFPSKEIVQLKDEKQELLTKYTVLNKEISQATDMLSHLQQRDNKLYRSMFEVEPIPMEMRKGGTGGSEKYKHLLDDNLVNETLIVNTHEKLDNLKKQMYIQTKSYDELMKLAQSKNDMMASIPAIQPLSKKDLTRFASGFGLRTHPIYKVRKMHTGCDLTAKTGTPVHATGDGVVIKADWSSGYGRLVEVDHGYGYITRYAHLSAFDCKKGQKIKRGQLLGKVGTTGLSVAPHLHYEVRYNGKPVNPINYFFNDLSPTEYQQLVELSSHDGQSLGGGSDEEDHNHVH, from the coding sequence ATGGCAAAAGTAAAATACTATTATGACACAGAAACGTGTCGTTACGAAAAAGTAAAAGTGTCTAAAGCAGATATTACCTTTAATATTCTTGGACTCTTAGTAGTTTCAGCAGTATTAGCAGTCGGTTTTGCGACATTTTACACTCAAATGTTTCCTTCAAAGGAAATCGTACAACTCAAAGACGAAAAACAAGAGCTTTTAACTAAATATACCGTTCTGAATAAAGAAATTAGTCAGGCAACTGATATGCTTTCTCATCTTCAACAACGAGACAATAAACTTTATCGTTCCATGTTTGAAGTAGAACCAATTCCAATGGAAATGAGAAAAGGTGGAACTGGTGGCTCAGAAAAATATAAGCATTTATTAGATGATAATCTTGTAAATGAAACGCTTATCGTAAATACACACGAAAAATTGGATAATTTGAAAAAACAAATGTATATCCAAACAAAATCGTATGATGAGCTTATGAAATTGGCGCAAAGCAAAAATGATATGATGGCTTCTATCCCAGCTATTCAACCTCTATCAAAGAAAGACCTTACAAGATTTGCTTCTGGTTTTGGATTACGTACACACCCTATTTATAAAGTTCGTAAAATGCACACAGGTTGTGACCTTACAGCCAAAACAGGAACACCTGTACACGCAACAGGCGATGGAGTAGTAATAAAAGCAGATTGGTCTAGTGGATACGGACGTTTAGTAGAAGTAGATCACGGATACGGATACATTACAAGATATGCTCACCTTTCAGCATTTGATTGTAAAAAAGGACAAAAAATAAAACGTGGACAATTATTAGGAAAAGTAGGTACAACAGGACTTTCAGTAGCTCCTCACTTGCATTATGAAGTTCGTTATAATGGAAAACCTGTAAATCCAATCAATTATTTCTTTAATGATTTGTCTCCAACAGAATACCAACAATTAGTAGAACTTTCTTCTCACGATGGACAATCACTTGGTGGTGGTTCGGATGAAGAAGACCATAATCATGTTCATTAA
- a CDS encoding undecaprenyl-diphosphate phosphatase codes for MEWLEALILGILQGLTEFLPVSSSGHLELAKALLHIEPSDDLLFSIILHAATALSTVVAFRKEIGFILKGMLKFQWNDEWEFAVKIIISMIPVGIVGVFFKKYVESFFDGNIPFVGGMLLITGVLLMITRLKQENSLPTSGQKSILDDETTLKETHSQTAALNQNISYLQAFVIGLAQAIAVLPGISRSGATIATALLIGVPRSEAARFSFLMVLAPIFGATLLEFKDYFESPNPASLDISFLSIGFITAFVVGLIACYWMVELVKKRKLIYFAIYCLIVGLIALFV; via the coding sequence ATGGAATGGCTTGAAGCTCTTATTTTAGGAATTTTACAAGGATTAACAGAATTTTTGCCTGTCAGTAGTAGTGGACATTTAGAGCTTGCAAAGGCACTTTTGCATATAGAACCTTCTGATGACCTTCTTTTTTCTATTATTCTTCATGCTGCAACTGCTCTTAGTACAGTCGTTGCGTTCAGAAAAGAAATTGGTTTTATCTTGAAAGGCATGCTAAAATTTCAATGGAATGATGAATGGGAATTTGCTGTAAAAATTATTATCTCAATGATTCCTGTCGGAATAGTGGGTGTCTTTTTTAAGAAATATGTAGAATCTTTTTTTGATGGAAATATTCCTTTTGTAGGTGGAATGCTTTTGATTACAGGAGTTTTGTTGATGATTACTCGCCTAAAACAAGAAAATTCGCTTCCAACAAGTGGACAAAAATCTATTTTGGATGACGAAACTACTCTCAAAGAAACACATAGCCAAACAGCAGCACTCAATCAAAATATTTCTTATTTGCAGGCTTTTGTTATAGGACTTGCTCAAGCGATTGCCGTTTTGCCTGGCATTTCTCGTTCGGGTGCTACGATTGCGACAGCTCTTTTGATTGGTGTTCCACGTAGTGAGGCTGCTCGTTTTTCTTTTTTGATGGTTCTTGCGCCTATTTTTGGAGCTACACTTTTAGAGTTCAAAGATTATTTTGAAAGCCCAAATCCTGCTTCTTTAGATATTTCTTTTCTCTCCATTGGATTTATTACGGCTTTTGTAGTTGGTCTAATTGCTTGTTATTGGATGGTCGAATTAGTCAAAAAACGTAAATTGATTTACTTTGCAATCTATTGTTTGATTGTGGGATTGATTGCGCTTTTTGTTTAA
- a CDS encoding ABC transporter substrate-binding protein encodes MPIYIDQLNRKIEITEFPKRIISLVPSQTELLFDLGVGDNIVGVTKYCIHPKEKVKRITKIGGTKDFDIDKIIALKPDLIIANKEENYKEGIEELEGKFPIWISDINDLTSSLEMILEVGKLVGKKTTAQNLVDKLNHDFEDLKTINTENYKTLYFIWKEPFMVAGKDTFINDILEKTNLTNTINENRYPILDNEKIKNLNPQIILLSSEPYPFKEKHIQEFAQLVPNSYIKIVDGELFSWYGSRLKYTVDYLKKLQNDIKLHFEKI; translated from the coding sequence ATGCCCATTTATATAGACCAATTAAATAGAAAAATAGAAATTACAGAATTTCCAAAACGAATTATTTCGCTTGTTCCTTCTCAAACAGAACTTCTTTTTGATTTGGGTGTAGGCGATAATATTGTTGGAGTTACAAAATACTGTATTCATCCCAAAGAAAAAGTCAAAAGAATAACAAAAATTGGAGGAACAAAAGATTTTGATATTGATAAAATAATTGCGCTAAAACCTGATTTGATTATTGCCAACAAAGAAGAAAATTATAAAGAAGGAATTGAAGAATTAGAAGGCAAATTTCCTATTTGGATAAGCGATATAAATGATTTAACTTCTTCTCTTGAAATGATTTTAGAGGTAGGAAAATTAGTAGGAAAAAAAACAACAGCGCAAAATTTAGTTGATAAATTGAATCACGATTTTGAAGATTTAAAAACTATAAATACTGAAAATTATAAAACTCTTTATTTTATTTGGAAAGAACCATTTATGGTGGCAGGAAAAGATACTTTTATCAATGATATTTTAGAAAAAACAAACTTAACGAATACTATTAATGAAAATCGTTATCCTATTCTTGATAATGAAAAAATCAAAAACCTAAATCCACAAATTATTTTACTTTCGTCCGAGCCTTATCCATTCAAAGAAAAACATATTCAAGAATTTGCTCAATTAGTACCCAATTCTTATATTAAAATAGTGGATGGCGAACTTTTTTCTTGGTATGGAAGTAGATTGAAATATACTGTTGATTATCTAAAAAAGCTGCAAAATGATATTAAATTGCACTTTGAAAAGATTTAA
- the rimK gene encoding 30S ribosomal protein S6--L-glutamate ligase, translating into MKLAILSANKNLYSTQRIIEAGEKKGHQVIVIDHTKCDLVIEKKKPSVIYKGEEMSNIDGVIPRIGASVTFFGTAVVRQFEMMKIFTATESQALVRSRDKLRSLQILARAGLDLPKTVFSNYSKDVSSVVDKVDGAPLVIKLLEGTQGLGVVLADNRNTAESMLEAFNGLKARVIVQEFIKEAGGADIRVFIVDGVVVGAMKRQGKEGEFRSNLHRGGSASIIQLTDQEENAALKAAKVLGLGIAGVDILQSSRGPLILEVNSSPGLEGIEKATGRDIATDIIKYMERNVEL; encoded by the coding sequence ATGAAATTAGCCATCTTATCGGCAAATAAAAATCTTTATTCTACTCAAAGAATCATTGAAGCAGGAGAAAAAAAAGGACATCAAGTAATAGTAATAGACCATACAAAATGTGATTTGGTTATAGAAAAAAAGAAACCAAGTGTCATTTATAAAGGTGAAGAAATGTCTAATATTGATGGCGTGATTCCACGTATTGGAGCTTCTGTAACTTTTTTTGGTACTGCTGTTGTACGTCAGTTTGAAATGATGAAAATTTTTACTGCTACTGAATCACAAGCCCTAGTTCGTTCTAGAGACAAACTACGAAGCCTTCAGATATTGGCTAGAGCAGGACTAGACTTGCCAAAAACAGTTTTTAGTAATTATTCAAAAGATGTAAGTAGTGTAGTGGACAAAGTAGATGGTGCGCCTTTAGTTATCAAACTTTTGGAAGGAACACAAGGTTTGGGAGTAGTTTTGGCAGATAATAGAAACACAGCAGAATCAATGTTAGAAGCCTTTAATGGTTTGAAAGCTCGTGTTATTGTACAAGAATTTATCAAAGAAGCAGGAGGTGCAGATATTCGTGTATTTATTGTTGATGGTGTAGTAGTTGGAGCAATGAAACGACAAGGAAAAGAAGGAGAATTTCGTTCAAATCTTCATAGAGGAGGAAGCGCATCAATTATCCAACTGACAGACCAAGAAGAAAATGCTGCCTTAAAAGCTGCCAAAGTATTAGGTTTGGGAATTGCTGGTGTGGATATATTACAATCTTCAAGAGGTCCTTTGATTTTGGAAGTAAATTCTTCTCCTGGATTAGAAGGCATCGAAAAAGCAACAGGAAGGGATATTGCAACAGATATTATAAAATATATGGAACGTAATGTAGAATTATAG
- a CDS encoding phage shock protein B — translation MLELFIIFGSTFGVATTAIVTNYFYKVKKLEVARRLSQQEQQQLDMIIQENQELRQRLENVEVIVSSADLDILTAGASMEDITRIKNTVSQVRDEKRFKLR, via the coding sequence ATGCTAGAGCTTTTTATTATTTTTGGTAGTACATTTGGAGTTGCAACTACTGCTATTGTTACAAATTATTTTTACAAAGTAAAGAAATTAGAAGTTGCTCGTCGTCTTAGCCAGCAAGAACAACAACAGTTGGATATGATAATTCAAGAAAATCAAGAGCTTCGCCAACGTTTGGAAAATGTAGAAGTTATTGTTTCTAGTGCAGATTTGGATATTCTGACAGCAGGAGCTTCTATGGAAGATATTACTCGTATCAAAAATACAGTAAGTCAAGTAAGAGATGAAAAACGTTTTAAACTACGTTAA
- a CDS encoding OmpA family protein: MKINKFYFLPVILIILIFKVSFVFAQDSKLPRILQHPDSVQIEAIEILNSESRETNLSVTPDGKYLFFMSSRGGESWSVSAGLYKNKPRFDGDIYFSKKDSTGKWTAAQNLKAINSSSGEDEPFVTQDGQQVVFQSWRRNWVAEGGPYYQAKAKGDSWTNMKGLGQGINIFFRREFSKYGGYATDGMSVSSDMNTFIIASGANYNGDMDLYWSKKDSTGKWSVCTEMPISTPKNERSIFLAADNKTVYFASDGYGGFGGLDIFKALLDENGNAIEIFNIGAPFNTDKDDYGFVLTASGEAAYFVREGNIFYADLINALPEIKPSPVLLLEGNIVGCDGNPIDAKVSLYDENDKEISVSFTNARNKGEYVLLISNPPKTKKSYKQIIETEKGFEQEPFFETKKIEIPTIKKYTKLELGKIQINDCKEEISKTTDLENIYFEFDSDKLNQSSIQLLENFIKIFNQDSNKKIILTGHTDSKGSDSYNKILSQKRLLSVQNFLESKGIDKSKIKITPKGEQNPAQTNATENGRSKNRRVEIRIE, encoded by the coding sequence ATGAAAATCAATAAATTTTATTTTTTACCTGTTATTTTAATAATTTTGATTTTCAAAGTTAGTTTTGTTTTTGCTCAAGATTCAAAACTTCCACGTATTTTGCAGCACCCAGACTCTGTCCAAATAGAAGCAATAGAAATTTTGAATTCTGAAAGTAGAGAAACAAATTTATCAGTTACACCAGACGGAAAATATTTGTTTTTTATGAGTAGTAGAGGAGGCGAAAGTTGGTCTGTAAGCGCAGGATTATATAAAAACAAACCTCGTTTTGATGGAGATATTTATTTTTCCAAAAAAGATTCAACTGGAAAATGGACAGCAGCACAAAATTTAAAAGCAATAAATAGTTCTTCAGGCGAAGACGAACCTTTTGTAACACAGGACGGACAACAAGTAGTTTTTCAGTCGTGGCGAAGAAACTGGGTTGCAGAAGGAGGTCCTTATTATCAGGCAAAAGCAAAAGGCGATTCTTGGACAAATATGAAAGGATTAGGGCAGGGAATAAATATTTTTTTTAGAAGAGAATTTTCAAAATACGGAGGTTATGCAACCGATGGAATGAGTGTTTCTTCTGATATGAATACTTTTATTATAGCTTCTGGTGCGAATTATAACGGAGATATGGATTTGTATTGGAGCAAAAAAGACTCAACTGGGAAATGGTCTGTTTGTACAGAAATGCCTATTTCTACGCCAAAAAATGAACGTTCAATTTTTCTAGCTGCCGATAATAAAACGGTTTATTTTGCTTCTGATGGCTATGGTGGATTTGGTGGACTGGATATTTTTAAGGCTCTGCTTGATGAAAATGGTAATGCGATTGAGATTTTTAATATTGGTGCGCCTTTCAATACTGATAAAGATGATTATGGTTTTGTTTTGACGGCTTCTGGGGAGGCTGCTTATTTTGTGAGAGAAGGAAATATTTTTTATGCTGATTTAATCAATGCTTTGCCTGAAATAAAACCTTCGCCTGTTTTGCTTTTGGAGGGAAATATTGTGGGTTGTGATGGAAATCCGATTGACGCAAAAGTGAGTTTGTACGATGAAAATGACAAAGAAATTAGCGTTAGTTTTACCAATGCAAGAAATAAAGGCGAGTATGTTTTGTTGATTTCTAATCCACCAAAAACTAAAAAATCATACAAACAAATCATAGAAACCGAAAAAGGATTTGAACAAGAACCATTTTTCGAAACTAAAAAAATAGAAATTCCAACAATAAAAAAATATACAAAACTAGAGTTAGGTAAGATACAAATAAACGATTGTAAAGAAGAAATTAGCAAAACGACAGATTTAGAAAATATCTATTTTGAGTTTGATTCTGATAAATTAAATCAAAGTTCAATTCAATTATTGGAAAATTTTATCAAAATATTCAATCAAGATTCTAATAAAAAAATAATCTTGACAGGTCATACCGATTCAAAAGGAAGTGATTCTTACAATAAAATTTTATCTCAAAAACGTCTTTTATCGGTTCAGAATTTTTTAGAAAGTAAAGGAATTGATAAATCTAAAATTAAAATTACTCCAAAAGGCGAACAAAATCCTGCACAAACGAATGCAACAGAAAATGGTCGTAGTAAAAATAGGCGTGTGGAAATAAGGATTGAATAA
- a CDS encoding FMN-binding glutamate synthase family protein, which produces MKHVIIFITSIFCIIIVAYLLFFFPIYTLIGIFSLIISVGIYDLTQTKHTILRNFPVIGHFRYILEGIGPEIHQYFIESDTDGKPLNKNQRTYVYSRAKLENDNHPFGTEHDLQAEGTEWTAHSIYTTEKLKTPPRVKIGGKECTQPYEASLLNVSAMSYGSLSSRAIESLNLGAKEGGFYQNTGEGAISEYHKKGGDITYQVGTGYFGCRDIEGNFSDENFVKTVEYSSVKMIEIKLSQGAKPGHGGVLPAEKNTKEIAKIRGLKPHIVVKSPNSHKEFDSPEGLLKFVQRLRELSKGKPIGFKLCIGRKKEFEDICKAMLETGIRPDFITVDGAEGGTGAAPITFSDHVGMPWENALVFVDNTLKEHGLRDEIKIITSGKIIDGFDVFKALCLGADLCNSARAMMLAIGCIQALECHTNTCPTGVATSDPSKMRGLVVSQKYIRVKNYHEETLKDFLALFAAAGCNNLSELNRSLIFKQIQGKVISFAEHYPEVKQA; this is translated from the coding sequence ATGAAACATGTTATTATCTTTATAACCTCTATATTTTGTATAATTATAGTTGCTTATTTACTCTTCTTTTTTCCAATTTATACATTAATAGGAATTTTTTCTTTAATTATTTCAGTAGGAATTTATGATTTGACCCAAACAAAACATACTATTTTAAGAAACTTTCCAGTAATTGGACACTTTAGGTATATTTTGGAAGGAATAGGACCAGAAATTCATCAGTATTTTATTGAATCTGATACAGATGGAAAACCATTAAATAAAAATCAAAGAACGTATGTGTATTCAAGAGCAAAGCTAGAAAATGATAATCATCCTTTTGGTACAGAACATGATTTGCAAGCTGAAGGAACAGAATGGACTGCACATTCTATTTATACCACTGAAAAATTGAAAACTCCACCACGAGTAAAAATAGGTGGAAAAGAATGTACACAACCTTATGAAGCAAGTTTATTGAATGTATCGGCTATGAGTTATGGCTCTTTGAGCAGCAGAGCAATTGAATCATTAAATTTGGGTGCAAAAGAAGGAGGTTTTTATCAAAATACAGGAGAAGGCGCAATTTCTGAATATCATAAAAAAGGAGGAGACATCACTTATCAAGTAGGAACAGGATATTTTGGATGTAGAGATATAGAAGGAAATTTTTCAGATGAAAATTTTGTCAAAACGGTGGAGTATTCAAGTGTAAAAATGATAGAAATAAAACTATCTCAAGGAGCAAAACCAGGGCATGGTGGTGTTTTGCCTGCCGAAAAAAACACAAAAGAAATAGCCAAAATTAGAGGATTAAAACCTCATATTGTTGTAAAATCACCTAATTCACACAAAGAATTTGATTCTCCAGAAGGGTTATTAAAATTTGTACAAAGATTACGAGAACTCTCAAAAGGCAAACCAATTGGTTTCAAATTGTGTATTGGGCGCAAAAAAGAATTTGAAGATATTTGTAAAGCAATGTTAGAAACAGGAATAAGACCCGATTTTATTACTGTTGATGGAGCAGAAGGAGGAACAGGAGCAGCACCAATTACGTTTTCTGATCACGTAGGAATGCCTTGGGAAAATGCACTTGTTTTTGTAGATAATACACTCAAAGAACATGGCTTGAGAGATGAGATAAAAATCATTACTTCAGGAAAAATAATTGATGGTTTTGATGTTTTTAAAGCACTTTGTTTGGGAGCAGATTTGTGTAATTCGGCTCGTGCCATGATGCTTGCTATTGGTTGTATTCAAGCCTTAGAGTGTCATACAAATACATGCCCAACAGGTGTAGCAACCTCAGACCCATCAAAAATGAGAGGTTTGGTTGTGTCTCAAAAATATATAAGAGTCAAAAATTATCACGAAGAAACTCTAAAAGATTTTTTAGCTTTATTTGCTGCTGCAGGTTGTAATAATTTGTCTGAGCTTAATCGTTCTCTTATTTTTAAACAAATACAAGGAAAAGTAATTTCTTTTGCAGAACATTATCCAGAAGTAAAACAAGCCTAA
- a CDS encoding DUF2911 domain-containing protein, whose translation MKHLHTLLIVPIIIALFLLAVQQSCAQVEMPKPSPAGSVSQVIGVTKISVDYSAPAVRGREIWGKVISYNKMWRTGANSPTKVTFSTDVVVEGKAVKAGSYTLITIPTEKNWTVILNNDSKGNGVFSYVEEDDVIRVEVTPKEVEMREYLAYMVVPQSDNEAHLVMQWEKMSIAIKVTTDTKANAVASIDKGVKAYNNVWYDYASATEYYVKNDLDIEKAANWADLSIKLNENHFFPQWAMAQVKAKQGKYKEAISFVKKAQEMGAKNGGGFYAARKASIETSLMEWTKKVK comes from the coding sequence ATGAAGCATTTACACACACTTTTAATTGTTCCTATCATTATTGCACTTTTTCTTTTGGCTGTTCAACAATCTTGCGCCCAAGTAGAAATGCCTAAACCTAGTCCTGCTGGCTCAGTTTCTCAAGTTATTGGTGTTACCAAAATTTCCGTAGATTATTCTGCTCCTGCTGTTCGTGGGCGTGAAATTTGGGGAAAAGTAATTTCTTACAACAAAATGTGGCGTACAGGCGCAAACTCTCCTACAAAAGTTACTTTTAGTACTGATGTTGTGGTAGAAGGCAAAGCTGTAAAAGCTGGTTCTTATACACTTATTACAATCCCAACTGAAAAAAATTGGACAGTTATTTTAAATAATGACTCAAAAGGAAATGGTGTTTTTTCTTATGTAGAAGAAGACGATGTTATTCGTGTAGAAGTAACTCCAAAAGAAGTTGAAATGCGTGAATATTTAGCTTATATGGTTGTTCCACAGTCAGATAATGAAGCTCATTTGGTAATGCAATGGGAAAAAATGAGCATTGCTATTAAAGTTACAACTGATACAAAAGCAAATGCTGTTGCTTCAATTGATAAAGGAGTAAAAGCATATAATAATGTTTGGTATGATTACGCTTCAGCAACTGAATATTATGTTAAAAATGATTTAGATATTGAAAAAGCTGCTAATTGGGCTGATTTATCAATAAAATTGAATGAAAATCATTTCTTCCCTCAATGGGCAATGGCACAAGTAAAAGCAAAACAAGGAAAGTATAAAGAAGCAATTAGTTTTGTGAAAAAAGCACAAGAAATGGGTGCAAAAAATGGAGGTGGTTTTTATGCTGCTCGTAAAGCAAGCATCGAAACTAGCTTAATGGAATGGACAAAGAAAGTAAAATAA